Proteins encoded together in one Bombyx mori chromosome 24, ASM3026992v2 window:
- the LOC101746624 gene encoding zinc finger protein 497 has product MSEVVCKLEDDLCRCCHSEGAYKNLTGVYNFGGIEEIYYDMLRDTFDINLNPMPGLLCVSTYTICDACIEKLRDATNFKKQVLFYEDKFKEMISKNLIRGAESDDVLEIKQEETDEVFSRIPGNRVKVKKRSVSTTLSDHNDDVDWHCDDELLDEDHKGQSEVPKKKSKRAQSKTKGRSKKDLNKKKKIKMESSAENKDNAEGHNEIPRYYTIVRNDYTCNVCHRTYASQPLVSQHYRFVHLKRRPKNRKCPHCDQRIPGHLRAYHLADAHGIPAPTCGICGKRYRYNCHLVQHQKKVHMGEKSAVCGVCDKGFFNDVSLKLHMMTHSDERKHECGHCGRRFRWESNLKDHVKIHTGDKSHVCRICEKGFIQKSTLKQHLTRVHNEIGAVWTATKAIDDYYTREIADDAMRYTCKTCGRSFKNIPCIRQHYTHVHLKMRPKLRGCYLCAVKVASHMRAAHMEQAHGVPAPTCGVCGKKFPYQSKMLKHQKNVHMGEKSIACSVCDMKFFSRTNLAQHSIKHSAERIHKCDFCGKGFKWRKNLRTHVRMHLNDRRYACSVCDEAFVQQTSLKYHMMKKHPAVV; this is encoded by the exons ATGTCCGAAGTTGTATGTAAGTTGGAAGACGATTTGTGTCGTTGTTGTCACAGTGAAGGGGCATACAAGAACCTCACCGGAGTTTACAATTTTGGCGGAATCGAAGAAATCTACTATGATATGCTACGCGATACTTTTGATATTAAT TTAAACCCGATGCCGGGATTATTATGCGTTTCTACATACACAATATGCGATGCATGCATAGAAAAGTTAAGAGATGCTACCAACTTTAAGAAACAAGTACTTTTCTATGAGGATAAATTCAAGGAAATGATTAGCAAAAATTTAATCAGAG GAGCTGAATCAGACGACGTTTTAGAAATTAAACAAGAAGAAACTGATGAAG TTTTCAGCAGGATACCTGGTAACAGAGTCAAGGTCAAGAAGCGGAGTGTGAGCACCACATTGAGCGATCACAACGATGATGTTGACTGGCATTGCGATGATGAATTACTCGATGAAG ATCATAAAGGACAATCCGAAGTGCCAAAGAAGAAATCTAAACGTGCTCAAAGCAAAACAAAGGGCAGGTCGAAAAAGGACTTgaacaaaaagaagaagattaaaATGGAATCGAGCGCAGAGAACAAGGATAATGCTGAAG GGCACAACGAGATCCCGCGCTATTACACGATCGTGCGAAACGATTATACCTGCAACGTTTGCCACAGAACGTACGCGTCCCAACCGCTGGTGTCACAGCACTATCGATTCGTCCATTTAAAACGTAGACCGAAGAACCGAAAGTGCCCGCATTGCGACCAAAGAATCCCGGGTCACTTGAGGGCGTATCACTTGGCCGACGCTCACGGCATACCCGCCCCAACCTGCGGCATATGCGGGAAACGCTACCGGTACAATTGTCATTTGGTGCAGCACCAAAAGAAGGTGCATATGGGCGAGAAAAGTGCCGTATGCGGGGTCTGCGACAAGGGATTCTTCAATGACGTCAGCTTGAAGCTGCACATGATGACGCATTCTGACGAGAGGAAGCACGAGTGCGGGCATTGCGGCCGCCGATTCCGTTGGGAGAGCAATCTGAAAGATCACGTTAAAATTCACACGGGTGACAAGAGTCACGTCTGTCGGATCTGCGAGAAGGGCTTCATTCAGAAGTCGACTTTGAAACAGCATCTGACCAGGGTACATAATGAGATTGGTGCTGTGT GGACAGCGACGAAGGCGATCGACGATTATTACACTAGAGAAATAGCCGATGACGCGATGAGGTACACTTGCAAAACGTGCGGGCGATCATTCAAGAATATCCCCTGCATCAGGCAGCATTACACGCACGTACACCTGAAGATGCGTCCGAAATTACGCGGGTGCTACCTCTGTGCGGTTAAAGTTGCGTCCCATATGCGGGCCGCACATATGGAGCAGGCTCACGGCGTTCCGGCCCCGACCTGCGGAGTGTGCGGCAAGAAATTCCCGTACCAGAGCAAGATGCTGAAGCACCAGAAGAACGTTCACATGGGCGAGAAGTCAATCGCGTGCAGCGTTTGCGATATGAAGTTCTTCTCGCGAACGAATTTGGCCCAGCACTCGATAAAGCATTCCGCGGAGAGGATTCATAAGTGCGATTTTTGCGGGAAAGGTTTTAAGTGGCGCAAGAATTTGAGGACCCACGTCAGGATGCACTTGAATGACAGGAGGTACGCGTGCTCGGTCTGCGACGAGGCCTTCGTCCAGCAGACCAGCTTGAAGTATCACATGATGAAGAAACATCCTGCCGTAGTTTGA
- the LOC134198723 gene encoding zinc finger and SCAN domain-containing protein 12-like, whose product MNFIKCHYCPQKFKYHSQRKQHANREHCLSTPDKYACDHCGRQFNRKNALAEHMQAVHVKRKCLHCDMRFARRDYMFHMNEEHGVAMPTCGICGHRTLLQSALVRHQRNVHLKERDKQCSLCPKTFCTRSNLKEHMVSHEKERVHKCDVCSKSFARRGCFTTHYRIHTGERPFSCDVCKASFVQRASLRFHMRSRHLERP is encoded by the coding sequence ATGAACTTCATTAAATGTCACTATTGCCCCCAGAAATTTAAGTACCACAGTCAGAGGAAACAACACGCTAACAGAGAGCATTGTTTGAGTACGCCAGATAAATACGCGTGCGACCATTGTGGCCGACAGTTCAATAGGAAGAACGCGTTAGCAGAACACATGCAGGCTGTCCACGTTAAAAGAAAATGTCTTCATTGCGACATGAGGTTCGCTCGCAGGGATTATATGTTCCACATGAATGAAGAGCACGGTGTCGCTATGCCGACCTGCGGGATCTGTGGTCACAGAACTCTGTTACAGAGCGCTCTTGTGCGACACCAGAGAAACGTGCATTTGAAAGAGAGAGACAAACAGTGTTCGCTTTGCCCGAAGACCTTTTGTACGCGTTCGAACTTGAAGGAGCATATGGTGAGTCATGAGAAAGAGAGGGTTCATAAATGCGACGTGTGCTCGAAGAGTTTCGCCAGACGAGGCTGTTTCACGACCCACTACAGGATACATACCGGCGAGAGGCCGTTCTCTTGTGACGTTTGCAAAGCGTCTTTCGTGCAGAGAGCGAGCCTCCGATTTCACATGAGGAGCAGGCATCTCGAACGGCCATAA